A single Solidesulfovibrio sp. DNA region contains:
- the treY gene encoding malto-oligosyltrehalose synthase, whose protein sequence is MIAPVATYRLQFSPDFDFARCRGVLDYLAALGVSHIYASPIFRARPDSSHGYDVCDHTEISPALGGEAGLRKLIAAAGKRGLGWIQDIVPNHMAVSGENRLLVDVLENGPASRYYQSFDIDWDHPYESIKGRMLAPFLGNFYGRVLEAGEITIGFDADGFFVRYYELRFPLRIDSYVRILTLDLERLREALGRDAPDYVKLLGVLYTIKSLPADDARDERYDQISFVKRMLSELYEGSEAVRGHITANLDRVNNGAGEAGEGEDRRALLESLLAEQYFRLSYWKVAGEEINYRRFFSINDLISLRVEDEAVFRHSHGRIFELVKEGLFSGLRVDHIDGLYDPARYLRRLREAVGEAYVVVEKICLAGEALPAFWPVAGSTGYDFLNAVCGLFVNGGQEKAFERIYAGFTGRRQRAEDVVVWKKSRIIETHMYGDVENLARLINAVSSLDRRGFDITLRSTKRALSEVLAHFPVYRTYISPDAIRPADIGSVRTAIRRAKRHNADLAYELDFLERFLLLQYDEHLSEDKKALWTRFAMRFQQVSGPLMAKGVEDTAFYVLGRLLCQNEVGAQPGAFGLAPEAFHAAMADRAEHWPRSMSATATHDAKRGEDARMRLAALSEMPDAWRTALGRFFRANQPRKVMLGDKPAPDKNDEYMLYQALAAHWPAREADLAGFGERLAAYLVKAVREGKEHSTWLSPDLEYEKALTGFAEALLRDGPDSAFAAVFAPLRRRVTELGYGYSLAQTVLKLVCPGVPDIYQGTEDWDLSFVDPDNRRPVDFAGRAQTLKELKAAFEADPVALCHALAASPEDGRIKFFTLWRGLAARGAHPELFANGGYRPARFEGALAGQAFGLWRLGEGEAALAVVPWRLADVAAGGGGFVLGKDWEDTRLAEAPEAGARLADTMTGREFSGEGLYLKDLLRDFPVALLVPAPGARPQPASGKISPAAA, encoded by the coding sequence ATGATCGCGCCCGTCGCCACCTACCGGCTGCAATTTTCCCCGGACTTCGATTTCGCCCGCTGCCGGGGCGTCCTGGACTACCTGGCCGCCCTGGGCGTCTCCCACATCTACGCCTCGCCCATTTTCCGGGCCAGGCCCGATTCCAGCCACGGCTACGACGTGTGCGACCACACGGAGATCAGTCCCGCACTCGGCGGCGAGGCGGGCCTGCGCAAGCTGATCGCGGCGGCCGGCAAGCGCGGCCTGGGCTGGATCCAGGACATCGTACCCAACCACATGGCCGTTTCCGGCGAAAACCGCCTGCTCGTCGACGTCCTGGAAAACGGCCCGGCCTCCCGCTATTACCAGTCCTTCGACATCGACTGGGACCATCCCTACGAGAGCATCAAGGGTCGCATGCTGGCCCCGTTTCTGGGCAATTTCTACGGCCGGGTCCTGGAGGCCGGCGAGATCACCATCGGCTTCGACGCCGACGGCTTTTTCGTGCGCTACTACGAACTGCGCTTTCCGCTACGCATCGATTCCTACGTCCGCATCCTCACCCTGGACCTGGAGCGGCTGCGCGAGGCCCTCGGCCGCGACGCGCCGGACTACGTCAAGCTTCTGGGCGTGCTCTACACCATCAAGTCCCTGCCGGCCGACGATGCCCGGGACGAGCGCTACGACCAGATCTCTTTCGTCAAACGGATGCTTTCCGAGCTCTACGAAGGGAGCGAAGCCGTGCGCGGCCACATCACGGCCAATCTGGACCGGGTCAACAACGGCGCGGGCGAGGCCGGGGAGGGCGAGGACCGGCGGGCGCTTCTGGAAAGCCTCCTGGCCGAGCAGTATTTCCGGCTGTCCTATTGGAAGGTGGCCGGCGAGGAGATCAACTACCGCCGGTTTTTCTCCATAAACGACCTCATTTCGCTGCGGGTCGAGGACGAGGCCGTGTTCCGCCACTCCCACGGCCGGATTTTCGAACTGGTCAAGGAGGGGCTTTTCTCGGGCCTGCGGGTGGACCACATCGACGGGCTCTACGATCCGGCCCGCTACCTGCGCCGGCTGCGCGAGGCCGTGGGCGAGGCCTACGTGGTGGTGGAAAAGATCTGCCTGGCCGGCGAGGCCCTGCCGGCCTTCTGGCCCGTGGCCGGCTCCACGGGTTACGATTTCCTCAACGCCGTGTGCGGCCTGTTCGTGAACGGCGGCCAGGAAAAGGCCTTCGAGCGCATCTACGCCGGGTTCACCGGCCGGCGCCAACGGGCCGAGGACGTCGTGGTCTGGAAAAAGAGCCGCATCATCGAAACCCACATGTACGGCGACGTGGAAAACCTGGCCCGGCTTATAAACGCCGTGTCCAGCCTCGACCGCCGGGGCTTCGACATCACCCTGCGCTCGACCAAGCGGGCGCTTTCCGAGGTGCTGGCCCATTTCCCGGTCTACCGCACCTACATCTCGCCGGACGCCATCCGGCCGGCGGACATCGGCTCCGTGCGCACGGCCATCCGCCGGGCCAAGCGCCACAACGCCGACCTGGCCTACGAGCTGGATTTCCTGGAGCGGTTTTTGCTCCTCCAGTACGACGAGCATTTGAGCGAAGACAAAAAAGCCCTGTGGACGCGCTTCGCCATGCGCTTCCAGCAGGTCAGCGGGCCGCTGATGGCCAAGGGCGTGGAGGACACGGCCTTTTACGTGCTGGGCCGGCTGCTGTGCCAAAACGAGGTCGGGGCCCAGCCCGGGGCTTTCGGCCTGGCCCCGGAGGCCTTTCACGCCGCCATGGCCGACCGGGCCGAGCACTGGCCGCGGTCCATGAGCGCCACCGCCACCCACGACGCCAAGCGCGGCGAGGACGCGCGCATGCGCCTGGCCGCCCTGTCCGAGATGCCCGACGCCTGGCGGACCGCCCTGGGCCGGTTTTTCCGGGCCAACCAACCCCGCAAGGTCATGCTCGGCGACAAACCGGCGCCGGACAAGAACGACGAATACATGCTCTACCAGGCGCTTGCCGCCCACTGGCCGGCCCGGGAGGCGGACCTGGCCGGGTTCGGCGAGCGGCTGGCCGCCTATCTGGTCAAGGCCGTGCGCGAGGGCAAGGAGCACTCCACTTGGCTCAGCCCGGACCTGGAATACGAAAAGGCGTTGACCGGCTTTGCCGAGGCCCTGCTGCGCGACGGCCCGGACAGCGCCTTCGCGGCCGTTTTCGCGCCGCTTCGCCGCCGGGTGACGGAACTCGGCTACGGCTATTCCCTGGCCCAGACCGTGCTGAAGCTCGTCTGTCCGGGCGTGCCGGACATCTACCAGGGCACCGAGGACTGGGATCTGTCCTTCGTCGACCCGGACAACCGCCGGCCGGTGGATTTCGCCGGCCGTGCCCAAACCCTGAAGGAACTCAAGGCCGCTTTCGAGGCCGATCCGGTGGCGCTGTGCCACGCCCTGGCCGCCTCGCCCGAGGACGGGCGCATCAAGTTTTTCACCTTGTGGCGGGGGTTGGCCGCCCGGGGGGCGCATCCCGAACTGTTCGCCAACGGCGGGTACCGGCCGGCCCGGTTCGAGGGCGCCCTGGCCGGGCAGGCGTTCGGCTTGTGGCGGCTGGGCGAGGGGGAGGCGGCCCTGGCCGTGGTTCCCTGGCGCCTGGCCGATGTCGCGGCCGGGGGCGGCGGGTTCGTCCTGGGCAAGGACTGGGAGGATACGCGCCTGGCCGAGGCCCCGGAGGCGGGGGCGCGGCTGGCCGACACCATGACCGGCCGGGAATTTTCCGGGGAAGGGCTGTATCTGAAGGATCTGCTGCGCGATTTCCCGGTGGCCCTGCTCGTGCCGGCGCCGGGGGCGCGGCCTCAGCCGGCAAGCGGAAAGATATCGCCCGCCGCGGCGTAG
- a CDS encoding MBL fold metallo-hydrolase, producing the protein MAADIVYIHHDCFALRAAGRTLLFDYPAPAYLPPQAAQAAAPLFRGADLTVFASHSHDDHFDPDILAATREAAARRFVVSDDVADRYADRLPPDALVLEPDASVTVGGMTVEAMESNDLGLCFRLELAGLSVYFGGDMALWDWPGQSPAAHRAVGMSWRRLLGRLAARPLDVAFSNMDPRLPSLAGAPDFVQTLAPAVFVPMHLGGHTHYLARFGERLRRPGTALFAYAAAGDIFPLAG; encoded by the coding sequence ATGGCCGCCGATATCGTCTACATCCACCACGACTGCTTCGCCCTGCGCGCGGCCGGCCGGACGCTCCTGTTCGACTACCCGGCCCCGGCCTACCTGCCGCCCCAGGCGGCGCAAGCCGCCGCGCCCCTTTTTCGCGGCGCCGACCTCACGGTATTCGCCTCCCACAGCCACGACGACCACTTCGACCCGGACATCCTGGCCGCCACCAGGGAGGCGGCCGCCCGGCGCTTCGTGGTTTCCGACGACGTGGCCGACCGCTACGCCGACCGCCTGCCCCCGGACGCCCTGGTCCTGGAGCCGGACGCGAGCGTCACGGTCGGGGGGATGACGGTGGAGGCCATGGAAAGCAACGACCTGGGGCTGTGCTTTCGCCTCGAACTGGCCGGGCTTTCGGTCTATTTCGGCGGGGACATGGCCCTGTGGGACTGGCCGGGCCAGTCGCCGGCGGCGCACCGGGCCGTGGGCATGTCCTGGCGGCGCCTGCTCGGCCGGCTGGCCGCCCGGCCCCTGGATGTCGCCTTCTCCAACATGGACCCGCGCCTGCCGAGCCTGGCCGGGGCGCCGGATTTCGTGCAAACCCTCGCCCCGGCCGTGTTCGTGCCCATGCACCTGGGCGGGCACACGCACTACCTCGCCCGCTTCGGCGAGCGCCTGCGCCGCCCGGGCACGGCCCTTTTTGCCTACGCCGCGGCGGGCGATATCTTTCCGCTTGCCGGCTGA
- a CDS encoding SGNH/GDSL hydrolase family protein — protein sequence MPRTVTTIWRNALLAALSLLVAVAGLEGLARLLVPADDVAGRGLDLQHFSADRAAEPDPLLGYRLRRNAEVANFRFNNLGFVGPDMAAQKPAGTFRILCLGGSTTLGAGAEADRFSYPALLGEIFRRLNRNPDVRVEVVNGGVFGYHSWHTRLRTQKELPALSPDYYVLMDGLNDVMAACRQMAPADLDRLADSMDAVLRTLVAGRANGVAAWLERRLSGLALTRLARELGRKLRPAPSAAGQDCAARLEKFRFRGNLDAILAQAKADGIAALVVNYPWLPAREPAVTASMGLSDDDVRLYGIGRQAVAAVNTDVTRQDGVPLVDPQPLFDQAVAATGKPRLYFSDTVHFTRLGNFALAKAVYAALAADPAVARATGRPTPATDAEIDALFPDILAWRPADGSGWPTARETALETAALEETGLAIKGPDGEGTASLAPAGEEAVIRLRLSGTPPKEAFFYPRISGDGKSAVHVLAVSPDGAKREIFALRNDTGDGIWSPVAGRYELSLPKRPDLVLEIVLSGHDAQVWSRGGKLLFAAAPEAGRAAN from the coding sequence ATGCCGCGCACTGTCACAACCATTTGGCGAAACGCCCTGCTGGCCGCCCTTTCCCTGCTTGTGGCCGTGGCCGGCCTGGAAGGCCTGGCCAGGCTGCTCGTCCCGGCGGACGACGTGGCCGGTCGAGGCCTCGATTTGCAGCATTTCAGCGCCGACCGGGCCGCCGAGCCCGATCCGCTGCTCGGCTACCGCCTGAGGCGCAACGCGGAGGTGGCCAACTTCCGCTTCAACAACCTGGGATTCGTCGGCCCGGACATGGCGGCGCAAAAGCCGGCCGGCACCTTTCGCATCCTGTGCCTTGGCGGCTCGACCACCCTGGGCGCCGGGGCCGAGGCCGACCGCTTCAGCTACCCGGCCCTGCTCGGCGAAATCTTCCGTCGCCTTAACCGCAATCCCGACGTCCGGGTGGAAGTCGTCAATGGCGGCGTCTTCGGCTACCACAGCTGGCACACGCGGCTGCGCACCCAAAAGGAACTGCCGGCCCTGTCCCCGGATTATTACGTCCTCATGGATGGCTTAAACGACGTCATGGCCGCCTGCCGCCAGATGGCCCCGGCCGACCTAGACCGGCTGGCCGATTCCATGGATGCCGTCCTGCGCACCCTCGTGGCCGGCCGGGCGAACGGGGTCGCCGCCTGGCTGGAACGCCGCCTGTCCGGCCTGGCCCTGACCCGGCTGGCCCGGGAACTCGGCCGCAAGCTGCGCCCGGCCCCGTCCGCCGCCGGCCAGGACTGCGCGGCCCGCCTGGAAAAATTCCGCTTTCGCGGCAACCTCGACGCCATCCTGGCCCAGGCCAAGGCCGACGGCATCGCCGCCTTGGTCGTCAACTATCCCTGGCTCCCGGCCCGGGAGCCGGCCGTGACCGCGTCCATGGGGCTTTCCGACGACGACGTGCGCCTCTACGGCATCGGCCGGCAGGCCGTGGCCGCCGTCAACACGGACGTGACGCGGCAAGACGGCGTGCCCCTGGTCGACCCCCAGCCCCTTTTCGACCAGGCCGTGGCCGCGACCGGCAAGCCGCGCCTGTATTTTTCCGACACCGTCCATTTCACGCGCCTGGGCAATTTCGCCCTGGCCAAGGCCGTCTACGCCGCCCTGGCCGCCGACCCGGCCGTGGCCCGGGCCACCGGGCGGCCCACGCCGGCCACGGACGCGGAAATCGACGCGCTGTTCCCGGACATCCTGGCCTGGCGCCCGGCCGACGGCTCGGGCTGGCCCACGGCCCGGGAAACGGCCCTGGAAACGGCGGCGCTCGAGGAAACGGGCCTGGCGATCAAGGGGCCGGACGGCGAAGGCACGGCCAGCCTGGCCCCGGCCGGCGAGGAAGCCGTCATCCGGCTGCGCCTGTCCGGGACGCCGCCCAAGGAGGCCTTTTTCTACCCGCGCATCAGCGGCGACGGCAAAAGCGCCGTGCATGTCCTGGCCGTTTCCCCGGACGGCGCGAAACGGGAAATCTTTGCGCTGCGAAACGACACCGGCGACGGCATCTGGTCGCCGGTGGCCGGCCGCTACGAACTCAGCCTGCCCAAGCGGCCGGACCTTGTCCTGGAAATCGTCCTGTCCGGCCACGACGCCCAGGTCTGGTCCCGGGGCGGCAAGCTCCTTTTCGCCGCCGCGCCCGAGGCCGGCCGGGCGGCGAATTGA
- the cysS gene encoding cysteine--tRNA ligase has product MQLYNTMTRTKEAFVPRRPGKVAMYVCGITAYDLCHIGHARSSVVFDVLVRHLRRQGLDVTFVRNFTDVDDKIIKKANAEGVSSTEIAERYIAAFYEDMDRLGILRPDAEPKATEYIGEMARLAERLIQSGHAYRTPSGDVYFRVRSFDGYGKLSGRDLEDMRAGARVAPGEEKEDPLDFALWKASKPGEPVWESPFGPGRPGWHLECSAMSEKLLGIPIDIHGGGQDLVFPHHENEIAQSEAAAGGEFCRYWVHNGFVRINTEKMSKSLGNFVTIRDIYARYLPEVLRFFLVSSHYRSPLDYSDQALDEAEKGLRRIYAAKAQMEQALTRAKWSGTKLPAEIGQELAKLEEGYAAAMDDDLNTAQALGHVFGLVRLAGRLMEDKTLAKSRETADVLRRILADLADWATVLGVFASPAEAFLEALKASRAARLGIDAARVEALLADRLQARQAKDFARSDAIRDALAGLGVTVMDTPAGQRWDVA; this is encoded by the coding sequence ATGCAGCTCTATAACACCATGACCCGGACCAAGGAGGCCTTCGTCCCCCGCCGGCCGGGCAAGGTGGCCATGTACGTGTGCGGCATCACCGCCTATGACCTGTGCCACATCGGGCATGCCCGCTCGTCCGTGGTCTTCGACGTGCTGGTGCGCCACCTGCGCCGCCAGGGGCTCGACGTGACCTTCGTGCGCAACTTCACCGACGTCGACGACAAGATCATCAAGAAGGCCAACGCCGAGGGCGTGTCTTCCACCGAGATCGCCGAGCGCTACATCGCCGCCTTCTACGAGGACATGGACAGGCTCGGCATCCTGCGCCCCGACGCCGAACCCAAGGCCACGGAATATATCGGCGAGATGGCCCGGCTGGCCGAGCGCCTCATCCAAAGCGGCCACGCCTACCGCACGCCGTCGGGGGACGTCTATTTCCGGGTGCGCTCCTTTGACGGCTACGGCAAGCTCTCGGGCCGCGACCTCGAGGACATGCGGGCCGGCGCCCGGGTGGCCCCGGGCGAGGAAAAGGAAGACCCCCTGGATTTCGCCCTGTGGAAGGCCTCCAAGCCCGGCGAGCCCGTCTGGGAAAGCCCCTTCGGCCCGGGCAGGCCCGGCTGGCACCTGGAATGCTCGGCCATGAGCGAAAAGCTCCTGGGCATCCCCATCGACATCCACGGCGGCGGCCAGGATCTGGTCTTCCCCCATCACGAAAACGAGATCGCCCAGAGCGAGGCCGCGGCCGGCGGCGAATTCTGCCGCTACTGGGTCCACAACGGCTTCGTGCGCATCAACACCGAAAAGATGTCGAAATCGCTGGGCAATTTCGTCACCATCCGCGACATCTACGCCCGCTACCTGCCCGAGGTGCTGCGCTTTTTCCTGGTCTCCTCCCACTACCGCAGCCCGCTGGACTATTCCGACCAGGCCCTCGACGAAGCGGAAAAGGGCCTGCGCCGCATCTACGCCGCCAAGGCCCAAATGGAGCAGGCGCTGACCCGGGCCAAATGGTCCGGCACGAAGCTGCCCGCCGAGATCGGCCAGGAACTGGCCAAACTCGAGGAAGGCTACGCCGCGGCCATGGACGACGACCTCAACACCGCCCAGGCCCTGGGCCACGTTTTCGGCCTGGTGCGCCTGGCCGGCCGGCTCATGGAGGACAAGACCCTGGCCAAGAGCCGGGAAACGGCCGACGTCCTGCGCCGCATCCTGGCCGACCTGGCCGACTGGGCCACGGTGCTCGGGGTGTTCGCCAGCCCCGCCGAAGCCTTCCTGGAGGCCCTCAAGGCCAGCCGCGCGGCGCGCCTGGGCATCGATGCCGCACGGGTCGAAGCCCTGCTGGCCGACCGCCTGCAAGCCCGCCAGGCCAAGGATTTCGCCCGCTCCGACGCCATCCGCGACGCACTGGCCGGCCTTGGCGTCACGGTCATGGACACCCCGGCCGGCCAGCGCTGGGACGTGGCCTGA
- a CDS encoding TOBE domain-containing protein, with amino-acid sequence MKVSARNLIPGTVKKVSIGMVNAEIVIEAAPGVEIVSVITKESAEAMGLKAGAKVKAMVKASSVMVVTD; translated from the coding sequence ATGAAAGTCAGCGCCCGCAACTTGATCCCCGGCACCGTCAAGAAGGTTTCCATCGGCATGGTCAACGCCGAAATCGTCATCGAAGCCGCCCCCGGCGTCGAGATCGTGTCCGTCATCACCAAGGAGTCCGCCGAGGCCATGGGCCTCAAGGCCGGCGCCAAGGTCAAGGCCATGGTCAAGGCCTCCAGCGTCATGGTCGTGACCGACTAG
- a CDS encoding family 1 encapsulin nanocompartment shell protein, with amino-acid sequence MDILKRDLAPITAAAWLAVDNRARQTLTNMLSARRVVDVAGPLGWEYAAVPLGRIEYAKTQSVSGITYGLHQVKPLVEVKVPFALDIAEIDNAARGGKDIDLTALDEAAEKLARFEEEAVYHGFAPAGIKGLSDVSSQTRLKLSKDPEDIAEKVSVGLTALRKTSVEGPYALVVGPETWVALSGHVRGYPLSQYLETMLGGEVIVSPFVEEAYLLSTRGGDLELTLGGDIAIGYASHDTEKVSLFFLESFTFQVLDPTVVVRLDWQG; translated from the coding sequence ATGGACATTTTGAAGCGCGATCTCGCCCCCATCACCGCCGCCGCCTGGCTGGCCGTGGACAACCGCGCCCGCCAGACCCTGACCAACATGCTGTCCGCCCGCCGGGTGGTGGACGTGGCCGGCCCGCTGGGCTGGGAATACGCCGCCGTGCCGCTGGGGCGCATCGAATACGCCAAGACCCAGTCCGTGTCCGGCATCACCTACGGCCTGCACCAGGTCAAACCCCTGGTCGAGGTCAAGGTGCCCTTCGCCCTGGACATCGCCGAAATCGACAACGCCGCCCGGGGGGGCAAGGACATCGACCTCACGGCCCTGGACGAGGCGGCCGAGAAACTGGCCCGCTTCGAGGAGGAGGCCGTCTACCACGGCTTCGCCCCGGCCGGCATCAAGGGCCTGTCGGATGTCTCCAGCCAGACGCGGCTTAAGCTTTCCAAGGATCCCGAGGACATCGCCGAGAAGGTGTCCGTGGGCCTGACCGCCCTGCGCAAGACCTCGGTGGAGGGTCCCTACGCCCTGGTGGTCGGCCCCGAGACCTGGGTGGCCCTGTCGGGCCACGTGCGCGGCTATCCCCTGTCCCAGTACCTGGAGACCATGCTCGGCGGCGAGGTCATCGTCAGCCCCTTCGTGGAGGAGGCCTACCTGCTCTCCACCCGGGGCGGCGACCTGGAGTTGACGCTCGGCGGCGACATCGCCATCGGCTACGCCTCCCACGACACCGAGAAGGTTTCACTCTTCTTCCTGGAATCCTTCACCTTCCAGGTGCTCGACCCGACCGTGGTCGTGCGCCTGGACTGGCAGGGATAG
- a CDS encoding ferritin-like domain-containing protein — protein MDQYHEPIAELSPQDRDFVRALNSIKEELEAINWYHQRVAAASDPQIKAIMAHNRDEEIEHAVMGLEWLRRNMPVWDETMRTYLFTSGDITALEDAATGGEGEAGPAGKPASGGSLGIGSLKGNR, from the coding sequence ATGGATCAGTATCACGAGCCCATCGCCGAACTTTCCCCCCAAGACCGGGATTTCGTCCGGGCACTCAACAGCATCAAGGAAGAGCTGGAAGCCATCAACTGGTACCATCAACGCGTGGCCGCGGCCAGCGACCCGCAGATCAAGGCCATCATGGCCCACAACCGCGACGAGGAGATCGAGCACGCGGTCATGGGCCTGGAGTGGCTGCGCCGCAACATGCCCGTATGGGACGAGACCATGCGGACCTACCTGTTCACCAGCGGCGACATCACGGCCCTGGAGGACGCGGCCACGGGCGGCGAAGGCGAGGCCGGCCCGGCCGGCAAACCCGCCTCCGGCGGATCGCTGGGCATCGGCAGCCTCAAGGGCAACCGTTAA
- a CDS encoding TPM domain-containing protein, which yields MPKLTGRVVDNAHLLSPQAASALDARLAEFERTDSTQVVVLTIPSLEGESLEEYAIKVAQAWGIGQKGRDNGALLLVAKGDRKVRIEVGYGLEGRLTDALSGRIIDYAIVPSFKAGKFDAGIENGVSAIIEAVRGEYKADPGSGGQGSHNDDNAFFGLFILAILLTAFLSRLPALARAGIAGVVLPGAGALFGLGLGLLVLLCLAGVVLGLVGPALFSSGRGGGGGFYFGGGSSGGGGGGFSGGGGSFGGGGSSGSW from the coding sequence GTGCCCAAGCTGACGGGGCGGGTGGTGGACAACGCCCACCTGCTCTCGCCCCAGGCGGCCAGCGCCCTGGACGCGCGGCTGGCCGAATTCGAGCGCACGGACTCCACGCAAGTGGTGGTGCTGACCATCCCCTCCCTGGAAGGCGAATCCCTGGAGGAATATGCCATCAAGGTCGCCCAGGCCTGGGGCATCGGGCAAAAGGGCAGGGACAACGGCGCGCTGCTGCTGGTCGCCAAGGGCGACCGCAAGGTGCGCATCGAGGTGGGCTACGGCCTGGAGGGGCGGCTGACCGACGCCTTGTCCGGGCGCATCATCGACTACGCCATCGTGCCGTCATTTAAGGCCGGCAAGTTCGACGCCGGCATCGAAAACGGCGTTTCGGCCATCATCGAGGCCGTGCGCGGCGAATACAAGGCCGACCCCGGAAGCGGCGGCCAGGGCTCCCACAACGACGACAACGCCTTTTTCGGGCTTTTCATCCTGGCCATCCTGCTGACGGCCTTCCTGTCCCGGCTGCCGGCCCTGGCCCGGGCGGGCATCGCCGGGGTGGTTTTGCCCGGAGCCGGGGCGCTTTTCGGCCTGGGCCTGGGGTTGCTGGTGCTGTTGTGCCTGGCCGGCGTGGTGCTCGGGCTCGTGGGCCCGGCCCTTTTCAGTTCGGGCCGGGGCGGCGGGGGCGGCTTTTATTTTGGTGGCGGTTCGTCCGGCGGCGGGGGCGGCGGGTTCTCCGGCGGCGGCGGTTCCTTCGGCGGCGGCGGCTCGTCGGGAAGCTGGTAG
- a CDS encoding LemA family protein, whose protein sequence is MTRFSSFLFALLLLPGLAGCGYNQMQTNEEAVKSAWGNVESALQRRADLVPNLVETVKGYASHEKDTLTAVVDARAKATQVKITPDTLSDPQAMAAFQQAQGQMQSSLSRLLAVVENYPQLKADQNFRDLQNQLEGTENRINVARQRYNQAVETYNASIRTFPNFITNSLLLHLKAKEYFKADEAAQQAPKVKF, encoded by the coding sequence ATGACACGCTTTTCGAGTTTCCTTTTCGCCCTGCTCCTCCTGCCAGGCCTCGCCGGCTGCGGCTACAACCAGATGCAGACCAACGAGGAAGCGGTCAAATCCGCCTGGGGCAACGTGGAATCGGCCCTGCAGCGCCGGGCGGACCTCGTCCCCAACCTGGTGGAGACGGTCAAGGGCTACGCCAGCCACGAAAAGGACACCCTGACCGCCGTGGTCGACGCCCGGGCCAAGGCCACGCAAGTCAAAATCACCCCCGACACCCTGTCCGACCCCCAGGCCATGGCCGCCTTCCAGCAGGCCCAGGGCCAGATGCAGTCCTCCCTGTCGCGCCTTCTGGCCGTGGTGGAAAACTACCCGCAGCTCAAGGCCGACCAGAACTTCCGCGACCTGCAAAACCAGCTCGAAGGCACGGAAAACCGCATCAACGTGGCCCGGCAACGCTACAACCAGGCCGTGGAAACCTACAACGCCTCCATCCGCACCTTTCCCAACTTCATTACCAACTCCTTGCTCCTGCACCTCAAGGCCAAAGAATACTTCAAGGCCGACGAAGCCGCCCAGCAAGCGCCCAAGGTGAAGTTCTAG
- the divK gene encoding DVU0259 family response regulator domain-containing protein, with protein MAKKIMVVDDDPQIVSYLVTLLGDNGFETCSASDGDKAMEVLERERPDCITLDLEMPHEWGPRFYRKFSQKEEFKNLPVVVISGLTGHDMAIRKAVAAIHKPFEPEAVLTAVKKACGE; from the coding sequence ATGGCCAAGAAGATCATGGTGGTGGACGACGATCCCCAGATCGTCTCCTATCTCGTCACGCTGCTTGGGGACAACGGATTCGAAACCTGCAGCGCGTCCGATGGCGACAAGGCCATGGAGGTGCTGGAACGGGAACGCCCGGACTGCATCACCCTGGACCTGGAGATGCCCCACGAATGGGGGCCGCGCTTCTACCGCAAATTCTCCCAGAAGGAAGAGTTCAAGAACCTGCCCGTGGTGGTCATCAGCGGGCTGACCGGCCACGACATGGCCATCCGCAAGGCCGTGGCCGCCATCCACAAGCCTTTCGAACCCGAGGCCGTGCTGACGGCCGTCAAGAAAGCCTGCGGCGAATAA